One genomic window of Vibrio parahaemolyticus includes the following:
- the moaA gene encoding GTP 3',8-cyclase MoaA, producing MAQQFEDKFHRKFYYLRLSVTDVCNFKCTYCLPDGYKPSGNKNSSFLSLPEIKRVVKAFADCGTSKVRITGGEPSLRKDFPDIIHSVATTPGIKKVATTTNGYRMAKQVADWREAGLTNINVSVDSLDPRMFHQITGENKFTEVMNGIERAFEVGYEQVKVNVVLMKDLNHHELPAFLNWIKDRPIQLRFIELMQTGEMDDLFSKHHVSGVAIRNQLIANGWLLKVRSHNDGPAQVFVHPDYKGEIGLIMPYEKDFCESCNRLRVSALGKLHLCLFGEHGVELRDLLERDDQENELIERIQSQLQTKSVSHFLHDGNTGMTPHLASIGG from the coding sequence GTGGCGCAACAATTCGAAGACAAATTTCATCGTAAGTTTTATTACTTGCGTCTGTCTGTGACCGACGTATGTAATTTCAAATGTACCTATTGCCTTCCTGATGGTTACAAACCATCGGGCAACAAAAACTCGTCTTTTTTATCTCTTCCTGAAATCAAACGGGTCGTAAAAGCGTTTGCTGATTGTGGCACGTCAAAAGTGCGCATTACTGGCGGTGAGCCAAGCTTGCGCAAAGATTTCCCTGACATCATTCATTCTGTCGCAACGACGCCAGGCATCAAAAAGGTGGCGACGACGACCAACGGCTACAGAATGGCGAAGCAAGTTGCAGACTGGCGTGAAGCCGGTTTAACAAACATCAACGTGAGTGTAGATAGCCTCGACCCTCGAATGTTCCATCAGATTACTGGTGAAAATAAGTTCACTGAAGTCATGAATGGTATCGAGCGTGCGTTCGAAGTCGGTTATGAGCAGGTCAAAGTTAATGTGGTGTTGATGAAAGATCTGAACCATCACGAGCTACCCGCATTTCTTAACTGGATCAAAGATCGTCCAATCCAATTGCGCTTTATTGAGCTAATGCAAACGGGCGAGATGGATGACCTATTTTCAAAGCATCATGTTTCTGGTGTTGCGATTCGTAATCAACTGATTGCGAACGGCTGGTTACTGAAAGTGCGTTCGCACAATGATGGCCCCGCTCAGGTGTTTGTTCACCCAGATTACAAAGGTGAAATTGGTCTTATCATGCCTTATGAAAAAGACTTTTGTGAAAGCTGTAACCGTCTGCGTGTTTCTGCGCTGGGTAAGCTGCACCTTTGTTTGTTTGGTGAACATGGCGTGGAACTGCGTGATTTGTTGGAGCGTGATGACCAAGAAAATGAGTTGATTGAACGTATCCAATCGCAGCTGCAAACAAAGTCCGTAAGCCACTTCTTACACGATGGCAATACTGGTATGACGCCGCATCTTGCGTCTATCGGCGGCTAA
- the oppB gene encoding oligopeptide ABC transporter permease OppB, translated as MLKFIAKRIFEAIPTMLVLITVSFFLMRFAPGNPFSTERPLPPEVMANIEAKYGLDKPVFEQYTTYLTNVLQGDFGPSFKYLDYTVNELIAVALPVSAKVGFIAFIFTLIMGVTVGTIAALKQNTWVDYTIMSTAMLGVVMPSFVLAPALIYLFSLHWHIFPAGGWQDGSWQFLVLPVIGMSLLYVATFARITRGSMIETLNSNFIRTARAKGLSYRYIIIKHALKPALLPVVSYMGPAFVGIITGSVVIETIFGLPGIGKLFVNAAFNRDYSLVMGVTILIGFLFILFNAIVDILLAMIDPKIRY; from the coding sequence ATGCTTAAATTCATCGCAAAAAGGATATTTGAGGCGATCCCAACAATGTTGGTTTTGATCACCGTATCTTTCTTTCTTATGCGTTTTGCACCGGGAAACCCTTTCTCGACAGAACGTCCACTACCGCCAGAAGTTATGGCGAACATTGAAGCGAAATACGGCCTTGATAAGCCAGTATTCGAGCAATACACAACGTATTTGACCAACGTTCTGCAAGGTGATTTTGGTCCATCGTTTAAATACCTAGATTACACCGTAAACGAGTTGATCGCCGTTGCTCTGCCAGTGTCAGCGAAAGTGGGTTTTATCGCCTTCATCTTTACGTTGATCATGGGCGTGACGGTCGGGACGATAGCGGCTCTCAAGCAGAATACGTGGGTTGACTACACCATAATGTCGACCGCGATGCTTGGTGTGGTTATGCCGTCGTTCGTATTGGCACCAGCTCTGATTTACCTATTCTCTCTACATTGGCACATTTTCCCTGCGGGTGGTTGGCAAGATGGTAGCTGGCAGTTTTTAGTGTTGCCGGTTATTGGTATGTCATTGCTTTACGTTGCAACGTTTGCCCGTATTACTCGCGGTTCAATGATTGAGACACTAAACAGTAACTTTATCCGCACCGCTCGTGCTAAAGGTCTGAGTTACCGTTACATCATCATCAAACATGCTCTTAAACCAGCACTTCTTCCTGTTGTTTCATACATGGGTCCTGCTTTCGTAGGCATCATCACGGGTTCTGTTGTTATCGAAACCATCTTTGGTTTGCCGGGCATCGGTAAGCTATTCGTTAACGCTGCATTTAACCGTGACTACTCGCTAGTAATGGGTGTAACCATTCTGATTGGTTTCCTATTTATCTTATTCAACGCGATTGTAGATATTCTACTTGCAATGATTGACCCGAAAATTCGCTACTAA
- the oppC gene encoding oligopeptide ABC transporter permease OppC: MLTKKENLEAIEKFSENLEIEGRSLWQDARIRFMRNKAAMVSLFILVLMTLAVIVLPMIAPYAFDDTDWYAMHVAPNSEHWFGTDSLGRDLYVRTLIGGRISLMVGVMGAFVAVLIGTLYGAASGFIGGKVDRIMMRILEILYAVPFMFLVIVLVTFFGRNIILIFVAIGAIAWLDMARIVRGQTLSLRSKEFIEAAHVCGVSNWKIITRHIVPNVLGIVAVYSTLLIPSMILTESFLSFLGLGVQEPMTSWGALLQEGAQTMEVAIWQLAFPAAFMVVTLFCFNYVGDGLRDALDPKDR; encoded by the coding sequence ATGTTGACGAAAAAAGAAAACCTAGAAGCGATTGAAAAATTCTCTGAGAACTTAGAGATTGAAGGTCGCAGTCTTTGGCAAGATGCTCGTATCCGCTTTATGCGTAACAAAGCGGCGATGGTGAGCTTATTTATTCTTGTTTTAATGACGTTGGCGGTAATTGTTCTGCCGATGATCGCTCCTTACGCGTTTGACGATACTGACTGGTATGCAATGCACGTTGCGCCAAACTCTGAACATTGGTTTGGTACCGACAGTCTAGGCCGAGATTTGTACGTACGTACTCTAATCGGCGGCCGTATCTCGCTAATGGTTGGCGTGATGGGTGCATTCGTAGCGGTATTGATTGGTACACTTTACGGTGCGGCTTCTGGCTTCATTGGCGGTAAAGTTGACCGCATTATGATGCGTATTCTAGAAATCTTGTACGCTGTACCGTTCATGTTCCTAGTTATCGTACTTGTTACCTTCTTCGGCCGTAACATCATTCTTATCTTCGTTGCGATTGGTGCAATCGCCTGGCTGGATATGGCGCGTATCGTACGTGGTCAGACACTCAGCCTACGTAGTAAAGAGTTCATCGAAGCGGCGCATGTTTGTGGTGTAAGTAATTGGAAGATCATTACTCGCCATATTGTACCGAACGTATTAGGTATTGTAGCGGTTTACTCTACGCTTCTAATTCCGAGCATGATTCTGACCGAATCATTCCTATCATTCCTTGGTCTTGGTGTTCAGGAACCAATGACAAGTTGGGGCGCACTTCTACAAGAAGGTGCACAGACAATGGAAGTAGCAATTTGGCAGTTGGCATTCCCAGCGGCGTTCATGGTTGTGACTCTATTCTGCTTCAACTACGTTGGTGACGGCCTGCGCGACGCGCTGGATCCAAAAGACAGATAA
- the moaE gene encoding molybdopterin synthase catalytic subunit MoaE yields MDPRVSVQVEDFSVDQEYQRLSEGTAAGAVVTFIGKVRDMNLGDNVIGLHLEHYPGMTEKSLSDICDEAEARWPLLGVRVIHRVGDMDSGDQIVFVGVSSAHRGAAFDACEFIMDYLKTKAPFWKKERTTNEDRWIESRDTDHQAAQRWEK; encoded by the coding sequence ATGGATCCTCGTGTTTCTGTACAAGTTGAAGACTTTTCTGTTGATCAAGAATATCAACGCTTGTCGGAAGGCACTGCTGCTGGTGCGGTCGTGACCTTTATCGGTAAAGTCAGAGATATGAACCTTGGTGACAACGTGATTGGCCTGCACCTAGAGCATTATCCGGGCATGACGGAAAAGAGCTTGAGCGATATTTGTGATGAAGCTGAAGCTCGCTGGCCTCTGCTTGGCGTGCGCGTGATTCATCGTGTGGGTGATATGGACAGCGGCGACCAAATTGTATTTGTGGGCGTTTCTAGTGCGCATCGCGGCGCGGCATTTGATGCGTGCGAGTTCATTATGGACTACCTGAAAACCAAAGCACCGTTTTGGAAAAAAGAGCGCACAACTAACGAAGATCGTTGGATTGAATCGCGCGACACCGATCATCAAGCAGCGCAGCGCTGGGAAAAATAG
- the moaB gene encoding molybdenum cofactor biosynthesis protein B: protein MGHAESKFQPANIAVLTVSDTRTEENDTSGRYLVEHAQEAGHNVVDKQIVIDDMYKIRAIVSQWIADENIQAIMITGGTGFTSRDSTPEALKPLFDKEVEGFGELFRMVSYEEIGTSTIQSRAIAGFANHTVIFAMPGSTGACRTGWTKIIKQQLDASHRPCNFMPHLSV, encoded by the coding sequence ATGGGTCACGCTGAAAGCAAATTTCAACCTGCAAATATTGCCGTTCTAACGGTATCTGACACACGTACTGAAGAAAACGATACCTCTGGTCGTTACCTTGTTGAACACGCTCAAGAAGCGGGTCACAACGTAGTAGACAAACAAATCGTTATTGATGACATGTACAAGATCCGCGCGATCGTTTCTCAATGGATTGCCGATGAAAACATCCAAGCGATCATGATCACTGGCGGTACAGGTTTTACCTCACGCGATAGCACGCCAGAAGCACTTAAGCCTCTATTTGATAAAGAAGTTGAAGGCTTTGGTGAGTTGTTCCGTATGGTGTCGTATGAAGAGATCGGTACGTCTACTATTCAGTCTCGTGCGATTGCAGGTTTTGCTAACCACACCGTGATCTTCGCAATGCCAGGTTCAACGGGTGCGTGTCGTACAGGCTGGACAAAAATTATTAAACAGCAGTTGGATGCAAGTCATCGCCCTTGTAACTTCATGCCACACCTATCTGTATAA
- a CDS encoding ABC transporter substrate-binding protein, whose amino-acid sequence MYKNKITRALFIGAGLSLALAGCGDNKPEEKQAAQPAPAPEAKTDSSEPKLAAVQELVRGNGTEVATIDPHKSQGVPESHVIRDLLEGLVNQDADGNTIPGVAESWETEDNKTYTFHLRKDAKWSNGDPVTAGDFVYSFQRAVDPATASPYAWYMEYTKMKNAKDIVAGKKDKSELGVKAVDDHTLVVELDTAVPYFVMMMGHTTVKPVHQATVEKFGEQWTKPENFVGNGAYVVDNWVVNERLVLKRNEQYWDNENTTLEKVTFLPIENQVAEMNRFLAGEIDFTNELPTEHFKRLKKEHPQEVSVTGNLCTYYYIFNTKKAPFDDVRVRQAISYAIDRNIVTDAILAQGQKPAYFLTPEITAGFNPEIPAYGKMTQEERNAEAARLLEEAGYGADNPLKFNLLYNTSENHKKIAVALGSMWKKTLGLDVTLENQEWKTYLSTKDSGNFEVARAGWCGDYNEASSFLTLMMSNNTTGGIHYDSKEYDAIMNKAFSSTSNEERQALYLEAEKLMAKDMPIAPIYQYVKSRLLSTKVGGFPSNNAEEKIYSKDLYITE is encoded by the coding sequence ATGTATAAGAATAAAATCACGCGCGCTTTATTTATTGGTGCTGGTCTTTCTCTTGCCCTAGCGGGTTGTGGCGACAATAAGCCAGAAGAAAAACAGGCGGCTCAGCCGGCACCTGCACCAGAAGCAAAAACTGATTCTTCAGAACCGAAACTAGCAGCAGTTCAAGAATTGGTGCGTGGTAACGGTACAGAAGTTGCGACAATAGACCCTCACAAATCTCAAGGTGTTCCTGAATCTCACGTGATTCGCGACCTACTTGAAGGCCTAGTAAACCAAGACGCAGACGGTAACACTATCCCAGGTGTTGCAGAGTCTTGGGAAACTGAAGACAACAAAACATACACTTTCCACCTACGCAAAGACGCGAAATGGTCAAACGGCGATCCTGTAACAGCAGGTGACTTCGTTTACAGTTTCCAACGTGCTGTCGACCCTGCAACGGCTTCTCCATACGCTTGGTACATGGAATACACCAAGATGAAGAATGCGAAAGACATCGTTGCTGGCAAAAAAGACAAGAGCGAGCTGGGTGTTAAAGCTGTGGATGACCACACTCTAGTGGTAGAGCTAGATACAGCTGTACCTTACTTCGTGATGATGATGGGCCACACAACAGTGAAACCTGTTCACCAAGCGACAGTAGAGAAGTTCGGCGAGCAATGGACGAAGCCAGAGAACTTTGTTGGTAACGGTGCTTATGTTGTTGACAACTGGGTTGTGAACGAGCGTCTAGTATTGAAGCGTAACGAGCAATACTGGGACAACGAAAACACCACACTAGAGAAAGTTACTTTCCTACCGATTGAAAACCAAGTTGCAGAAATGAACCGCTTCCTAGCGGGTGAAATCGACTTCACGAACGAACTGCCAACAGAGCACTTCAAGCGTCTGAAGAAAGAGCACCCACAAGAAGTATCTGTGACGGGTAACCTATGTACTTACTACTACATCTTCAACACGAAGAAAGCTCCGTTTGATGATGTACGTGTTCGCCAAGCTATCTCTTACGCGATTGACCGTAACATCGTAACTGATGCGATTTTAGCTCAAGGTCAAAAACCAGCTTACTTCCTAACGCCAGAAATCACAGCAGGTTTCAACCCAGAAATTCCTGCTTACGGCAAAATGACGCAAGAAGAGCGTAACGCAGAAGCGGCTCGTCTATTGGAAGAAGCAGGCTACGGTGCAGATAATCCACTTAAGTTTAACCTTCTTTACAACACGTCTGAGAACCACAAGAAAATTGCGGTTGCTCTAGGCTCTATGTGGAAGAAAACACTTGGTCTAGACGTAACGCTAGAAAACCAAGAGTGGAAAACATACCTATCAACAAAAGACTCAGGTAACTTCGAAGTTGCTCGTGCTGGTTGGTGTGGTGACTACAACGAAGCTTCGTCATTCTTGACTCTAATGATGAGCAACAACACCACTGGTGGTATTCACTACGACAGCAAAGAATATGATGCAATTATGAATAAAGCGTTCAGCTCTACGTCAAACGAAGAGCGTCAGGCGCTTTACCTAGAAGCAGAGAAGCTAATGGCGAAGGATATGCCAATTGCACCTATCTACCAGTACGTGAAATCACGTCTACTATCTACGAAAGTGGGTGGCTTCCCATCAAACAACGCGGAAGAAAAGATCTACTCTAAAGATCTCTACATCACTGAGTAA
- the moaC gene encoding cyclic pyranopterin monophosphate synthase MoaC — protein MTQFTHINASGEANMVDVSAKAETVREARAEAFVHMAPETLQLIVSGQHHKGDVFATARIAGIQAAKKTWDLIPLCHPLLLSKVEVQLEAIEAENKVRIESVCKLAGKTGVEMEALTAASVAALTIYDMCKAVQKDMVIGQVRLLEKTGGKSGHFKAES, from the coding sequence ATGACCCAATTTACACACATTAATGCATCTGGCGAAGCGAACATGGTCGATGTGTCTGCAAAAGCAGAAACCGTGCGTGAAGCTCGCGCTGAAGCATTTGTACACATGGCTCCAGAAACCTTGCAACTGATTGTCTCTGGCCAGCACCACAAAGGTGATGTGTTCGCAACGGCTCGTATTGCTGGTATTCAAGCAGCGAAGAAAACATGGGATTTGATTCCACTTTGTCATCCGCTACTGCTTTCTAAAGTTGAAGTTCAACTGGAAGCTATCGAAGCAGAAAACAAAGTTCGCATCGAGTCTGTATGTAAACTTGCGGGTAAAACTGGTGTCGAAATGGAAGCGCTCACTGCAGCTTCCGTCGCTGCACTAACGATTTACGATATGTGTAAAGCAGTACAAAAAGACATGGTCATTGGTCAAGTTCGTCTATTAGAGAAGACGGGTGGCAAATCTGGACATTTCAAGGCGGAATCATGA
- the moaD gene encoding molybdopterin synthase sulfur carrier subunit — MIKVLFFAQTRELVGIDSVDLDGQFDTVEAVRAHLVEAGAEKAGKWDLALEPGKLLAAVNQSIVPLDTQVKAGDEVAFFPPVTGG; from the coding sequence ATGATTAAAGTACTTTTCTTTGCTCAAACCCGCGAGCTAGTGGGTATCGACAGCGTTGATTTGGACGGCCAGTTCGATACGGTCGAAGCCGTTCGCGCACATCTTGTCGAAGCGGGCGCAGAAAAAGCAGGCAAGTGGGATTTGGCGCTTGAGCCAGGCAAGCTGCTTGCTGCAGTGAACCAATCGATCGTTCCACTGGATACACAAGTAAAAGCGGGTGACGAAGTCGCGTTTTTCCCACCGGTAACGGGAGGCTAA